A genomic segment from Montipora foliosa isolate CH-2021 chromosome 9, ASM3666993v2, whole genome shotgun sequence encodes:
- the LOC137969442 gene encoding disheveled-associated activator of morphogenesis 2-like isoform X2, translating into MNEDKIKRDSDSNKQEIIGNHWRFTKLTSEFFKCSIQYCTSANRKTRTCNWKLIVPFAVVTLLCSAVFFTNKDITFAVNIWVFPGFAVLIASFVCSDELHKWISTRPQDLGQCLSDLTISASSPPPPCAPPPPPTFSPPPPPPNTMNAHKRRRIDCRKLSWETLSPDLLNQETIWKKVKKLYPLEDIFDPEDILKEFSILPSQGVSIKAKRENAMNEKKIFNISIVMTHYKLKTEQVSKCLVSGTSDLTSDVLRQLLAFAPDDREARAIRKQEREDESLLEPAERLYLEIAASVPTYRERLRTVLLKAQFEERIALIKPHLETVIMACQELLTSEKLTIFIELLLTMGNIMNNSNASAFKITFVTKLMDYKSSVNKTTSVLDYLTRVIIKKCPHIAALEDDLKHVKDASRVPLKTLDKEISKLTSEIEVLEQDVEKINREYSIEEDVFQASIELFAVTAEEELKDVLALRKTVERKFHLLVRYFGEGSIKPEELFDIFTLLLRQFQDVLKSYK; encoded by the exons AAATCATTGGAAATCACTGGCGTTTTACAAAACTTACTTCAGAATTCTTTAAATG ttcaattCAGTATTGCACGAGTGCAAACCGGAAAACACGTACGTG CAACTGGAAATTAATTGTGCCCTTCGCTGTTGTGACTCTCCTCTGTTCTGCGGTGTTCTTTACAAATAAAGATATCACTTTTGCTGTCAACATCTGGGTCTTCCCTG GTTTCGCTGTCCTTATTGCGTCCTTTGTTTGCTCCGACGAACTTCATAAATGGATCAGCACCAGGCCTCAAG ACCTTGGTCAATGTCTATCTGATCTAACAATTTCGGCATCTTCGCCTCCCCCGCCGTGTGCTCCTCCCCCACCTCCAACGTTCTCCCCACCCCCTCCTCCCCCAAATACAATGAACGCACACAAACGTCGCAGGATAGACTGCCGAAAATTGTCCTGGGAAACACTCAGCCCAGATCTTCTCAACCAAGAAACGATTTGGAAAAAG GTGAAGAAACTCTATCCTTTGGAGGACATTTTTGACCCTGAAGATATCTTGAAGGAATTTTCGATTTTGCCATCTCAAG GAGTGTCGATAAAAGCCAAACGAGAAAATGCTATGAATGAGAAAAAGATTTTTAATATCT CAATCGTGATGACTCATTACAAGCTGAAAACAGAGCAAGTATCAAAATGCCTTGTATCAGGGACTTCTGATTTGACATCAGATGTTCTTCGGCAACTTCTGGCATTTGCACCTGACGATCGAGAG GCGAGAGCTATTAGAAAACAGGAAAGAGAAGACGAATCCTTACTGGAACCCGCTGAACGCCTGTATCTTGAG ATAGCAGCGTCCGTTCCAACGTACAGAGAAAGACTACGAACAGTGTTACTGAAAGCTCAATTTGAAGAAAGGATCGCCCTAATAAAACCA CACCTGGAAACTGTAATAATGGCTTGTCAGGAGCTCCTTACCAGCGAAAAACTCACGATATTTATTGAG TTACTCTTGACAATGGGCAATATCATGAACAACAGCAACGCCAGTGCTTTCAAGATAACATTTGTCACTAAG CTTATGGACTACAAATCAAGCGTCAACAAAACAACTTCAGTTCTGGATTACTTGACGCGAGTAATTATCAAAAAGTGTCCGCACATCGCGGCATTGGAGGACGATCTCAAACACGTAAAAGACGCTTCAAGAG TTCCGTTAAAGACATTGGACAAGGAGATCAGCAAGCTAACTTCAGAAATTGAG GTCCTCGAACAAGACGTCGAGAAAATAAATAGAGAATATTCCATAGAAGAAGATGTGTTCCAAGCAAGCATTGAA ctgtttgcagtgactgCTGAGGAAGAGCTTAAAGATGTGTTGGCGCTGCGCAAAACcgttgaaagaaaatttcatctttTAGTGCGATACTTCGGAGAGGGATCAATTAAACCAGAAGAATTGTTTGACATTTTTACATTGCTCTTGCGACAGTTTCAG GATGTCTTGAAGTCTTACAAGTGA
- the LOC137969442 gene encoding disheveled-associated activator of morphogenesis 2-like isoform X3 yields MNEDKIKRDSDSNKQEIIGNHWRFTKLTSEFFKCSNWKLIVPFAVVTLLCSAVFFTNKDITFAVNIWVFPGFAVLIASFVCSDELHKWISTRPQDLGQCLSDLTISASSPPPPCAPPPPPTFSPPPPPPNTMNAHKRRRIDCRKLSWETLSPDLLNQETIWKKVKKLYPLEDIFDPEDILKEFSILPSQGVSIKAKRENAMNEKKIFNISIVMTHYKLKTEQVSKCLVSGTSDLTSDVLRQLLAFAPDDREARAIRKQEREDESLLEPAERLYLEIAASVPTYRERLRTVLLKAQFEERIALIKPHLETVIMACQELLTSEKLTIFIELLLTMGNIMNNSNASAFKITFVTKLMDYKSSVNKTTSVLDYLTRVIIKKCPHIAALEDDLKHVKDASRVPLKTLDKEISKLTSEIEVLEQDVEKINREYSIEEDVFQASIELFAVTAEEELKDVLALRKTVERKFHLLVRYFGEGSIKPEELFDIFTLLLRQFQDVLKSYK; encoded by the exons AAATCATTGGAAATCACTGGCGTTTTACAAAACTTACTTCAGAATTCTTTAAATG TAGCAACTGGAAATTAATTGTGCCCTTCGCTGTTGTGACTCTCCTCTGTTCTGCGGTGTTCTTTACAAATAAAGATATCACTTTTGCTGTCAACATCTGGGTCTTCCCTG GTTTCGCTGTCCTTATTGCGTCCTTTGTTTGCTCCGACGAACTTCATAAATGGATCAGCACCAGGCCTCAAG ACCTTGGTCAATGTCTATCTGATCTAACAATTTCGGCATCTTCGCCTCCCCCGCCGTGTGCTCCTCCCCCACCTCCAACGTTCTCCCCACCCCCTCCTCCCCCAAATACAATGAACGCACACAAACGTCGCAGGATAGACTGCCGAAAATTGTCCTGGGAAACACTCAGCCCAGATCTTCTCAACCAAGAAACGATTTGGAAAAAG GTGAAGAAACTCTATCCTTTGGAGGACATTTTTGACCCTGAAGATATCTTGAAGGAATTTTCGATTTTGCCATCTCAAG GAGTGTCGATAAAAGCCAAACGAGAAAATGCTATGAATGAGAAAAAGATTTTTAATATCT CAATCGTGATGACTCATTACAAGCTGAAAACAGAGCAAGTATCAAAATGCCTTGTATCAGGGACTTCTGATTTGACATCAGATGTTCTTCGGCAACTTCTGGCATTTGCACCTGACGATCGAGAG GCGAGAGCTATTAGAAAACAGGAAAGAGAAGACGAATCCTTACTGGAACCCGCTGAACGCCTGTATCTTGAG ATAGCAGCGTCCGTTCCAACGTACAGAGAAAGACTACGAACAGTGTTACTGAAAGCTCAATTTGAAGAAAGGATCGCCCTAATAAAACCA CACCTGGAAACTGTAATAATGGCTTGTCAGGAGCTCCTTACCAGCGAAAAACTCACGATATTTATTGAG TTACTCTTGACAATGGGCAATATCATGAACAACAGCAACGCCAGTGCTTTCAAGATAACATTTGTCACTAAG CTTATGGACTACAAATCAAGCGTCAACAAAACAACTTCAGTTCTGGATTACTTGACGCGAGTAATTATCAAAAAGTGTCCGCACATCGCGGCATTGGAGGACGATCTCAAACACGTAAAAGACGCTTCAAGAG TTCCGTTAAAGACATTGGACAAGGAGATCAGCAAGCTAACTTCAGAAATTGAG GTCCTCGAACAAGACGTCGAGAAAATAAATAGAGAATATTCCATAGAAGAAGATGTGTTCCAAGCAAGCATTGAA ctgtttgcagtgactgCTGAGGAAGAGCTTAAAGATGTGTTGGCGCTGCGCAAAACcgttgaaagaaaatttcatctttTAGTGCGATACTTCGGAGAGGGATCAATTAAACCAGAAGAATTGTTTGACATTTTTACATTGCTCTTGCGACAGTTTCAG GATGTCTTGAAGTCTTACAAGTGA
- the LOC137969442 gene encoding disheveled-associated activator of morphogenesis 2-like isoform X4, with translation MNEDKIKRDSDSNKQEIIGNHWRFTKLTSEFFKCNWKLIVPFAVVTLLCSAVFFTNKDITFAVNIWVFPGFAVLIASFVCSDELHKWISTRPQDLGQCLSDLTISASSPPPPCAPPPPPTFSPPPPPPNTMNAHKRRRIDCRKLSWETLSPDLLNQETIWKKVKKLYPLEDIFDPEDILKEFSILPSQGVSIKAKRENAMNEKKIFNISIVMTHYKLKTEQVSKCLVSGTSDLTSDVLRQLLAFAPDDREARAIRKQEREDESLLEPAERLYLEIAASVPTYRERLRTVLLKAQFEERIALIKPHLETVIMACQELLTSEKLTIFIELLLTMGNIMNNSNASAFKITFVTKLMDYKSSVNKTTSVLDYLTRVIIKKCPHIAALEDDLKHVKDASRVPLKTLDKEISKLTSEIEVLEQDVEKINREYSIEEDVFQASIELFAVTAEEELKDVLALRKTVERKFHLLVRYFGEGSIKPEELFDIFTLLLRQFQDVLKSYK, from the exons AAATCATTGGAAATCACTGGCGTTTTACAAAACTTACTTCAGAATTCTTTAAATG CAACTGGAAATTAATTGTGCCCTTCGCTGTTGTGACTCTCCTCTGTTCTGCGGTGTTCTTTACAAATAAAGATATCACTTTTGCTGTCAACATCTGGGTCTTCCCTG GTTTCGCTGTCCTTATTGCGTCCTTTGTTTGCTCCGACGAACTTCATAAATGGATCAGCACCAGGCCTCAAG ACCTTGGTCAATGTCTATCTGATCTAACAATTTCGGCATCTTCGCCTCCCCCGCCGTGTGCTCCTCCCCCACCTCCAACGTTCTCCCCACCCCCTCCTCCCCCAAATACAATGAACGCACACAAACGTCGCAGGATAGACTGCCGAAAATTGTCCTGGGAAACACTCAGCCCAGATCTTCTCAACCAAGAAACGATTTGGAAAAAG GTGAAGAAACTCTATCCTTTGGAGGACATTTTTGACCCTGAAGATATCTTGAAGGAATTTTCGATTTTGCCATCTCAAG GAGTGTCGATAAAAGCCAAACGAGAAAATGCTATGAATGAGAAAAAGATTTTTAATATCT CAATCGTGATGACTCATTACAAGCTGAAAACAGAGCAAGTATCAAAATGCCTTGTATCAGGGACTTCTGATTTGACATCAGATGTTCTTCGGCAACTTCTGGCATTTGCACCTGACGATCGAGAG GCGAGAGCTATTAGAAAACAGGAAAGAGAAGACGAATCCTTACTGGAACCCGCTGAACGCCTGTATCTTGAG ATAGCAGCGTCCGTTCCAACGTACAGAGAAAGACTACGAACAGTGTTACTGAAAGCTCAATTTGAAGAAAGGATCGCCCTAATAAAACCA CACCTGGAAACTGTAATAATGGCTTGTCAGGAGCTCCTTACCAGCGAAAAACTCACGATATTTATTGAG TTACTCTTGACAATGGGCAATATCATGAACAACAGCAACGCCAGTGCTTTCAAGATAACATTTGTCACTAAG CTTATGGACTACAAATCAAGCGTCAACAAAACAACTTCAGTTCTGGATTACTTGACGCGAGTAATTATCAAAAAGTGTCCGCACATCGCGGCATTGGAGGACGATCTCAAACACGTAAAAGACGCTTCAAGAG TTCCGTTAAAGACATTGGACAAGGAGATCAGCAAGCTAACTTCAGAAATTGAG GTCCTCGAACAAGACGTCGAGAAAATAAATAGAGAATATTCCATAGAAGAAGATGTGTTCCAAGCAAGCATTGAA ctgtttgcagtgactgCTGAGGAAGAGCTTAAAGATGTGTTGGCGCTGCGCAAAACcgttgaaagaaaatttcatctttTAGTGCGATACTTCGGAGAGGGATCAATTAAACCAGAAGAATTGTTTGACATTTTTACATTGCTCTTGCGACAGTTTCAG GATGTCTTGAAGTCTTACAAGTGA
- the LOC137969442 gene encoding disheveled-associated activator of morphogenesis 2-like isoform X1: protein MNEDKIKRDSDSNKQEIIGNHWRFTKLTSEFFKCSIQYCTSANRKTRTCSNWKLIVPFAVVTLLCSAVFFTNKDITFAVNIWVFPGFAVLIASFVCSDELHKWISTRPQDLGQCLSDLTISASSPPPPCAPPPPPTFSPPPPPPNTMNAHKRRRIDCRKLSWETLSPDLLNQETIWKKVKKLYPLEDIFDPEDILKEFSILPSQGVSIKAKRENAMNEKKIFNISIVMTHYKLKTEQVSKCLVSGTSDLTSDVLRQLLAFAPDDREARAIRKQEREDESLLEPAERLYLEIAASVPTYRERLRTVLLKAQFEERIALIKPHLETVIMACQELLTSEKLTIFIELLLTMGNIMNNSNASAFKITFVTKLMDYKSSVNKTTSVLDYLTRVIIKKCPHIAALEDDLKHVKDASRVPLKTLDKEISKLTSEIEVLEQDVEKINREYSIEEDVFQASIELFAVTAEEELKDVLALRKTVERKFHLLVRYFGEGSIKPEELFDIFTLLLRQFQDVLKSYK from the exons AAATCATTGGAAATCACTGGCGTTTTACAAAACTTACTTCAGAATTCTTTAAATG ttcaattCAGTATTGCACGAGTGCAAACCGGAAAACACGTACGTG TAGCAACTGGAAATTAATTGTGCCCTTCGCTGTTGTGACTCTCCTCTGTTCTGCGGTGTTCTTTACAAATAAAGATATCACTTTTGCTGTCAACATCTGGGTCTTCCCTG GTTTCGCTGTCCTTATTGCGTCCTTTGTTTGCTCCGACGAACTTCATAAATGGATCAGCACCAGGCCTCAAG ACCTTGGTCAATGTCTATCTGATCTAACAATTTCGGCATCTTCGCCTCCCCCGCCGTGTGCTCCTCCCCCACCTCCAACGTTCTCCCCACCCCCTCCTCCCCCAAATACAATGAACGCACACAAACGTCGCAGGATAGACTGCCGAAAATTGTCCTGGGAAACACTCAGCCCAGATCTTCTCAACCAAGAAACGATTTGGAAAAAG GTGAAGAAACTCTATCCTTTGGAGGACATTTTTGACCCTGAAGATATCTTGAAGGAATTTTCGATTTTGCCATCTCAAG GAGTGTCGATAAAAGCCAAACGAGAAAATGCTATGAATGAGAAAAAGATTTTTAATATCT CAATCGTGATGACTCATTACAAGCTGAAAACAGAGCAAGTATCAAAATGCCTTGTATCAGGGACTTCTGATTTGACATCAGATGTTCTTCGGCAACTTCTGGCATTTGCACCTGACGATCGAGAG GCGAGAGCTATTAGAAAACAGGAAAGAGAAGACGAATCCTTACTGGAACCCGCTGAACGCCTGTATCTTGAG ATAGCAGCGTCCGTTCCAACGTACAGAGAAAGACTACGAACAGTGTTACTGAAAGCTCAATTTGAAGAAAGGATCGCCCTAATAAAACCA CACCTGGAAACTGTAATAATGGCTTGTCAGGAGCTCCTTACCAGCGAAAAACTCACGATATTTATTGAG TTACTCTTGACAATGGGCAATATCATGAACAACAGCAACGCCAGTGCTTTCAAGATAACATTTGTCACTAAG CTTATGGACTACAAATCAAGCGTCAACAAAACAACTTCAGTTCTGGATTACTTGACGCGAGTAATTATCAAAAAGTGTCCGCACATCGCGGCATTGGAGGACGATCTCAAACACGTAAAAGACGCTTCAAGAG TTCCGTTAAAGACATTGGACAAGGAGATCAGCAAGCTAACTTCAGAAATTGAG GTCCTCGAACAAGACGTCGAGAAAATAAATAGAGAATATTCCATAGAAGAAGATGTGTTCCAAGCAAGCATTGAA ctgtttgcagtgactgCTGAGGAAGAGCTTAAAGATGTGTTGGCGCTGCGCAAAACcgttgaaagaaaatttcatctttTAGTGCGATACTTCGGAGAGGGATCAATTAAACCAGAAGAATTGTTTGACATTTTTACATTGCTCTTGCGACAGTTTCAG GATGTCTTGAAGTCTTACAAGTGA
- the LOC137969442 gene encoding disheveled-associated activator of morphogenesis 2-like isoform X5, protein MFNSVLHECKPENTNWKLIVPFAVVTLLCSAVFFTNKDITFAVNIWVFPGFAVLIASFVCSDELHKWISTRPQDLGQCLSDLTISASSPPPPCAPPPPPTFSPPPPPPNTMNAHKRRRIDCRKLSWETLSPDLLNQETIWKKVKKLYPLEDIFDPEDILKEFSILPSQGVSIKAKRENAMNEKKIFNISIVMTHYKLKTEQVSKCLVSGTSDLTSDVLRQLLAFAPDDREARAIRKQEREDESLLEPAERLYLEIAASVPTYRERLRTVLLKAQFEERIALIKPHLETVIMACQELLTSEKLTIFIELLLTMGNIMNNSNASAFKITFVTKLMDYKSSVNKTTSVLDYLTRVIIKKCPHIAALEDDLKHVKDASRVPLKTLDKEISKLTSEIEVLEQDVEKINREYSIEEDVFQASIELFAVTAEEELKDVLALRKTVERKFHLLVRYFGEGSIKPEELFDIFTLLLRQFQDVLKSYK, encoded by the exons ATG ttcaattCAGTATTGCACGAGTGCAAACCGGAAAACAC CAACTGGAAATTAATTGTGCCCTTCGCTGTTGTGACTCTCCTCTGTTCTGCGGTGTTCTTTACAAATAAAGATATCACTTTTGCTGTCAACATCTGGGTCTTCCCTG GTTTCGCTGTCCTTATTGCGTCCTTTGTTTGCTCCGACGAACTTCATAAATGGATCAGCACCAGGCCTCAAG ACCTTGGTCAATGTCTATCTGATCTAACAATTTCGGCATCTTCGCCTCCCCCGCCGTGTGCTCCTCCCCCACCTCCAACGTTCTCCCCACCCCCTCCTCCCCCAAATACAATGAACGCACACAAACGTCGCAGGATAGACTGCCGAAAATTGTCCTGGGAAACACTCAGCCCAGATCTTCTCAACCAAGAAACGATTTGGAAAAAG GTGAAGAAACTCTATCCTTTGGAGGACATTTTTGACCCTGAAGATATCTTGAAGGAATTTTCGATTTTGCCATCTCAAG GAGTGTCGATAAAAGCCAAACGAGAAAATGCTATGAATGAGAAAAAGATTTTTAATATCT CAATCGTGATGACTCATTACAAGCTGAAAACAGAGCAAGTATCAAAATGCCTTGTATCAGGGACTTCTGATTTGACATCAGATGTTCTTCGGCAACTTCTGGCATTTGCACCTGACGATCGAGAG GCGAGAGCTATTAGAAAACAGGAAAGAGAAGACGAATCCTTACTGGAACCCGCTGAACGCCTGTATCTTGAG ATAGCAGCGTCCGTTCCAACGTACAGAGAAAGACTACGAACAGTGTTACTGAAAGCTCAATTTGAAGAAAGGATCGCCCTAATAAAACCA CACCTGGAAACTGTAATAATGGCTTGTCAGGAGCTCCTTACCAGCGAAAAACTCACGATATTTATTGAG TTACTCTTGACAATGGGCAATATCATGAACAACAGCAACGCCAGTGCTTTCAAGATAACATTTGTCACTAAG CTTATGGACTACAAATCAAGCGTCAACAAAACAACTTCAGTTCTGGATTACTTGACGCGAGTAATTATCAAAAAGTGTCCGCACATCGCGGCATTGGAGGACGATCTCAAACACGTAAAAGACGCTTCAAGAG TTCCGTTAAAGACATTGGACAAGGAGATCAGCAAGCTAACTTCAGAAATTGAG GTCCTCGAACAAGACGTCGAGAAAATAAATAGAGAATATTCCATAGAAGAAGATGTGTTCCAAGCAAGCATTGAA ctgtttgcagtgactgCTGAGGAAGAGCTTAAAGATGTGTTGGCGCTGCGCAAAACcgttgaaagaaaatttcatctttTAGTGCGATACTTCGGAGAGGGATCAATTAAACCAGAAGAATTGTTTGACATTTTTACATTGCTCTTGCGACAGTTTCAG GATGTCTTGAAGTCTTACAAGTGA
- the LOC137971386 gene encoding histone H3-like, with amino-acid sequence MARTKQTARKSTGGKAPRKQLATKAARKSAPATGGVKKPHRYRPGTVALREIRRYQKSTELLIRKLPFQRLIREIAQDFKTDLRFQSSAVLALQEAAEAYLVGLFEDTNLCAIHAKRVTIMPKDIQLARRIRGERA; translated from the coding sequence ATGGCACGTACCAAACAAACCGCTCGAAAATCAACAGGTGGAAAAGCTCCACGGAAACAACTTGCAACTAAAGCAGCCCGTAAAAGTGCTCCAGCAACTGGAGGCGTGAAAAAACCCCATCGATACAGGCCAGGAACTGTCGCGCTGCGAGAGATACGACGCTATCAAAAGTCCACAGAGTTATTGATCCGCAAGCTTCCCTTTCAGCGCCTAATTCGCGAAATAGCGCAAGATTTCAAGACTGACCTTCGCTTTCAGAGCTCTGCTGTGTTGGCGTTGCAAGAGGCGGCCGAAGCATATCTTGTGGGTCTGTTTGAAGACACTAATCTCTGTGCTATTCACGCCAAACGAGTTACCATTATGCCCAAAGACATTCAACTTGCAAGAAGAATCAGAGGAGAGCGTGCTTAA